In Musa acuminata AAA Group cultivar baxijiao chromosome BXJ2-8, Cavendish_Baxijiao_AAA, whole genome shotgun sequence, one genomic interval encodes:
- the LOC135618486 gene encoding uncharacterized protein LOC135618486 encodes MARLSIGILGLTELLVSAAVHLLFGFYIFSTAVASDLSQALTDCFRPNVLNLATGDPDEGGKRQAAALDGSPPQLPQPPIVLVHGIFGFGKGKLGGLSYFAGAEKKDDHVLVPDLGSLTSIHDRARELFYYLKGGQVDYGEEHSRNFGHAQLGKIYERGHHPSWDEHHPVHFVGHSAGVQVARVLQQMLAEKAFSGYDTSEDWVLSITSLSGAINGTIRTYYDGMRPGNGRTMKSICLLQLCRIGVTLFDWFDIAWLKNYYNFGFDHFEMGWRKTGVSGLAELLLGNTGPFATGDWILPDLTIEGSIKLNSGLRTFPNTFYFSYATKRTRKIFGLTVPSTILGVHPLLFLRVLQMCRWRFPRNASLPYKGYRDEDWEDNDGALNTISMTHPRLPVEHPSLLVVDDSTCLPLQPGIWYYKIIEADHIFFILNRERAGAQFDLMYDGIFQRCRKHMFRRTPALHSESSQLLPPKLPDYSSRRLENK; translated from the exons ATGGCGAGGCTGTCGATCGGAATCCTCGGCCTGACGGAGCTCCTCGTCAGCGCGGCGGTGCACCTGCTCTTCGGCTTCTACATATTCAGCACCGCGGTGGCGTCGGATCTTTCTCAGGCTTTGACGGACTGCTTCCGCCCCAACGTCCTCAACCTGGCCACCGGAGACCCGGACGAAGGGGGCAAGCGCCAGGCAGCGGCTCTCGACGGGTCTCCGCCGCAGCTGCCGCAGCCGCCGATCGTTCTGGTGCACGGCATCTTCGGCTTCGGCAAAGGG AAGCTCGGAGGGTTGTCGTACTTCGCAGGGGCAGAGAAGAAGGACGACCACGTTCTGGTGCCGGATTTAGGATCCCTAACCAGCATCCACGACAG GGCAAGGGAACTGTTCTACTATCTGAAGGGAGGGCAAGTGGACTACGGAGAAGAACACAGCAGGAACTTTGGTCACGCACAGCTCGGGAAGATCTACGAACGAG GGCATCACCCTTCATGGGATGAGCACCACCCCGTCCATTTCGTCGGGCACTCCGCAGGCGTGCAGGTTGCGAGGGTGCTGCAGCAGATGCTTGCCGAGAAG GCATTCAGCGGCTACGACACTTCCGAGGACTGGGTGCTGAGCATCACCTCCCTCTCCGGCGCAATCAACGGAACCATCCGAACATATTACGACGGCATGCG ACCAGGAAATGGGAGGACGATGAAGTCGATATGTCTGCTTCAGCTCTGTCGCATTGGGGTCACACTCTTCGACTGGTTTGACATTGCATGGCTCAAGAACTACTACAACTTCGGGTTCGATCATTTCGAGATGGGATGGAGGAAGACCGGCGTCTCAGGTCTGGCTGAGCTGCTCTTAGGCAACACCGGGCCGTTCGCCACCGGCGACTGGATCCTACCGGACCTCACCATTGAAGGCTCCATCAAGCTCAACTCGGGACTCCGCACCTTCCCCAACACCTTCTACTTCAGCTACGCAACCAAGAGGACGAGGAAGATATTTGGGCTCACGGTTCCCTCCACCATTTTGGGCGTCCATCCATTGCTCTTCCTTCGGGTGTTGCAGATGTGCAGGTGGCGTTTCCCTCGCAATGCATCATTGCCTTACAAAGGCTACAG AGACGAAGATTGGGAAGACAATGATGGAGCTCTCAACACAATATCCATGACTCATCCTCGCCTTCCTGTAGAGCACCCGAGCCTTCTTGTTGTGGATGACTCGACATGCCTTCCTTTGCAGCCAGGAATCTG GTACTATAAGATCATTGAAGCCGATCACATCTTTTTTATCTTGAATCGGGAGAGAGCAGGAGCACAATTTGATCTCATGTATGATGGCATATTTCAGCGGTGCAGAAAGCACATGTTTAGAAGGACACCGGCATTGCACAGTGAAAGCAGCCAATTACTCCCCCCAAAACTTCCAGACTACTCAAGTAGGAGGTTAGAGAACAAATAA
- the LOC135618485 gene encoding uncharacterized protein LOC135618485, which translates to MSPASKSKSKDKLAAKAAKEQAKVSSKPSLAPSYGNGSSSNAYNPDSGTFHTFDTTASGSLPAGQLNGHFGTIDEMEEHSGSSSLGTTGEFDSMSNHNGYSGESEDQKEKSTTNNAIRVESVPGCDTDKREKIRQKNEKKHQRQKERRAQELHERCCGYLMSRKLEMLSQKLVAMGFSSEQATMALIQNEGRVEESIAWLLEGNEESKQQIAANIDSSVNLKIDITAELAEISDMVVKFKCTKQEVERAVVACEGDLEKAEETLKAQKQEPKSSPLKSEETGDSATASDLDNKIAIPIQNATSRHQQKGLASVGTQQQRRDERDPNYLKTVTNGDVESTSRNLQSLRREQSKPDWGRTQVAAPVEKKWSNFSPTPSISYSLSSLQVAASPTTRSVMATSESRANMPSIKLREPVSVMQRPQSINAKHNVTSTSPSISVSPPASTGWYSNGISSMEMMVANGGLGHGPHYLGLNGSSAQQLVPQSHFQTSSGFDGSWNAAGSSSSSSSSLVVPPSLGIFTGWGSSGSSFSSPADWSSGGSTPCDYTSIDWSLDTTLLRPSTKSDRLSATWSTMFMGGRAARPGMDATGGIYVPGMHDDGLSTDASYLSGSLEWSSPFAGRDLFSVPRRFVTNSSSL; encoded by the coding sequence atgtCTCCAGCGTCCAAATCTAAGTCGAAGGATAAATTGGCTGCAAAGGCTGCCAAGGAACAAGCCAAAGTCTCTTCGAAACCTTCTCTGGCTCCTAGCTATGGGAATGGTTCTTCTTCAAACGCATACAATCCAGATTCAGGGACATTCCACACCTTTGATACAACGGCCTCTGGTTCATTGCCGGCAGGCCAATTGAATGGTCATTTTGGAACCATAGATGAAATGGAGGAGCATTCTGGTAGTAGTTCACTTGGTACAACaggtgagtttgattcgatgtctAACCATAATGGCTACTCTGGTGAGTCCGAGGATCAGAAGGAGAAAAGTACAACTAATAATGCAATTCGCGTTGAATCTGTACCTGGTTGTGATACCGACAAGCGCGAGAAGATTCGGCAGAAAAATGAGAAGAAGCATCAACGCCAGAAGGAGAGGCGAGCACAGGAACTACATGAGCGTTGTTGTGGGTACCTCATGTCTAGGAAACTAGAGATGCTCTCCCAGAAACTTGTAGCAATGGGTTTCTCTTCAGAACAGGCAACAATGGCTCTTATACAAAATGAAGGGCGTGTCGAAGAATCCATTGCTTGGCTCCTTGAAGGGAATGAAGAAAGCAAACAGCAGATTGCCGCAAACATAGACAGTAGTGTTAACTTGAAAATAGACATCACCGCAGAGCTTGCAGAGATTTCAGACATGGTGGTGAAGTTCAAGTGCACTAAGCAGGAGGTTGAAAGAGCTGTAGTTGCTTGTGAGGGTGACCTAGAAAAGGCCGAAGAGACTTTAAAGGCCCAGAAGCAAGAGCCAAAATCTTCTCCATTGAAATCGGAAGAAACAGGTGACTCTGCCACTGCAAGTGATCTGGACAATAAGATTGCAATACCTATTCAGAATGCAACTTCAAGACATCAACAGAAGGGGCTGGCGTCAGTTGGCACTCAGCAGCAGAGAAGAGATGAACGGGATCCAAACTACCTCAAAACTGTGACAAATGGAGATGTAGAGTCCACAAGTAGGAATTTGCAATCTTTGAGAAGAGAACAGTCTAAGCCAGATTGGGGAAGAACACAAGTGGCTGCTCCTGTGGAGAAAAAGTGGTCAAATTTTAGTCCTACACCATCCATTTCATACTCTTTGTCATCCTTGCAGGTAGCTGCATCTCCAACCACTCGGTCTGTGATGGCAACCAGTGAATCTAGGGCCAACATGCCATCGATAAAACTGAGGGAACCGGTCAGTGTAATGCAGCGTCCCCAGTCCATCAATGCCAAGCACAATGTCACGTCCACAAGCCCCAGCATTAGTGTATCACCACCAGCTTCCACAGGATGGTATTCAAATGGTATTTCTAGCATGGAGATGATGGTGGCAAATGGGGGTCTGGGCCATGGTCCACACTATTTGGGTTTGAATGGTTCCAGTGCCCAGCAATTGGTTCCCCAGAGTCATTTCCAAACTTCTTCTGGCTTCGATGGTTCATGGAACGCTGCTGGTTCTTCATCATCGTCGTCATCGTCGCTTGTGGTGCCACCCTCACTTGGAATCTTCACCGGGTGGGGTTCATCTGGTTCCTCTTTTTCATCACCAGCAGACTGGAGTTCTGGTGGATCGACACCATGTGACTACACCTCTATAGACTGGAGCTTGGATACAACTCTGTTGAGGCCATCAACGAAGAGCGATCGTCTATCTGCTACGTGGTCTACCATGTTTATGGGTGGCAGAGCTGCGAGGCCAGGCATGGACGCCACAGGTGGCATCTACGTACCAGGGATGCACGATGACGGCCTCTCAACGGACGCCTCGTACTTGTCTGGATCACTCGAGTGGTCATCCCCTTTTGCAGGGAGGGATCTGTTCAGTGTTCCAAGACGGTTCGTCACTAATTCTTCTTCCCTCTAG